The Carnobacterium sp. 17-4 genome has a window encoding:
- a CDS encoding methionine ABC transporter permease has translation MLSKLNLGASVLSQYLDFSEVDWEKMQEATLETIGMTIGSVVIIFFAGLLLGLLLYETNGKDTLAAKTLYRVVAILVNIFRSIPFIILIVLLIPITKTLVGSIIGPIAALPALIISSAPFFARLVEIGFREIDKGVVEAAEAMGASKWQIIYKVLIPESLPAIVSGITVTTISLVGYTAMAGVIGAGGLGNLAYLDGFQRNQPAVTLVATLIILVIVFIIQAIGDVIVKKVDKR, from the coding sequence ATGTTGTCGAAGCTTAATTTAGGAGCGAGTGTTTTATCACAATATCTCGACTTTTCAGAAGTTGATTGGGAAAAAATGCAAGAAGCAACTTTAGAGACGATCGGTATGACAATCGGTTCAGTAGTTATCATCTTTTTTGCAGGTTTGCTGCTAGGTTTACTATTGTATGAAACAAATGGGAAAGATACGTTGGCAGCTAAAACATTGTACAGAGTCGTTGCTATTTTAGTCAATATCTTCCGCTCTATTCCTTTCATTATTTTAATCGTATTGCTGATACCAATCACAAAAACACTTGTAGGGTCTATCATTGGGCCAATAGCTGCATTGCCAGCATTGATTATTTCATCAGCACCATTTTTTGCACGACTGGTTGAAATTGGATTTCGAGAAATCGATAAAGGTGTTGTTGAAGCAGCTGAAGCAATGGGGGCCAGCAAATGGCAAATTATTTATAAAGTCTTGATTCCAGAAAGTCTGCCAGCTATTGTATCAGGAATTACAGTCACAACCATCTCTTTAGTAGGGTATACCGCAATGGCCGGCGTGATTGGGGCAGGCGGTTTAGGAAACCTCGCTTATCTTGATGGATTCCAACGAAACCAGCCAGCCGTAACTCTAGTTGCAACATTGATCATTTTAGTCATTGTCTTTATTATTCAAGCCATTGGAGATGTGATCGTTAAGAAAGTAGACAAACGTTAA
- a CDS encoding MetQ/NlpA family ABC transporter substrate-binding protein, with protein MKKKTILSALVTTGVVLTLAACGNEGSNESSGSGTEETTIKIGASNVPHAEILEFAKPILEEEGVTLDITTYNDYVIPNVALDEGEIDANYFQHIPFFDAAVEENGYDFVNAGSIHIEPLAIFSQRYESLEDVEDGATVLVSNNQADWGRVIGIFQEAGLVTVKDGVDLTTATFDDIDENPKNLKFEYENDPALMTTLYQQDEAELIAINSNFAVDQDISPLDDSIAIESSSSPYANIVAVRSEDAEDPAILKLIEVLKSEEVQDFILEEWDGAVVPVKE; from the coding sequence ATGAAAAAGAAAACAATTTTATCAGCATTAGTAACAACAGGGGTAGTACTAACATTAGCTGCTTGTGGCAACGAAGGAAGCAACGAATCAAGCGGTTCAGGAACAGAAGAAACAACAATCAAAATTGGGGCTAGCAATGTGCCACATGCTGAAATTCTTGAGTTTGCAAAACCTATCCTTGAAGAAGAAGGCGTCACATTAGACATCACAACTTATAACGATTATGTCATTCCAAATGTGGCTTTAGATGAAGGTGAAATTGATGCCAACTACTTCCAACATATTCCATTTTTTGACGCAGCTGTAGAAGAAAATGGTTATGATTTTGTGAATGCTGGAAGCATTCATATCGAACCTTTAGCTATTTTTTCTCAACGTTATGAAAGCTTAGAAGATGTAGAAGATGGCGCAACGGTCTTAGTCAGCAACAACCAAGCAGACTGGGGACGCGTAATTGGAATCTTCCAAGAAGCTGGTCTAGTAACCGTGAAAGATGGCGTAGACCTTACAACAGCTACATTTGATGACATTGATGAAAACCCTAAGAACTTGAAATTTGAATACGAAAATGATCCAGCATTGATGACGACATTGTACCAACAAGATGAAGCAGAATTAATTGCCATCAACTCAAACTTTGCTGTAGATCAAGATATCAGCCCGCTTGACGATTCAATTGCTATTGAAAGTTCGTCTTCACCATATGCAAATATTGTTGCTGTACGTTCAGAAGATGCTGAAGATCCAGCTATTTTGAAATTGATAGAAGTATTGAAATCTGAAGAAGTACAAGATTTCATCTTAGAAGAATGGGATGGAGCAGTTGTGCCCGTAAAAGAATAA